Proteins from one Pseudomonas bijieensis genomic window:
- a CDS encoding GDP-mannose 4,6-dehydratase: MKKRLFVTGLSGFVGRHIKSRLNGHDSAWQVMPVAARYDLTDAKTLEGLWPEVPDAVIHLAGQTFIPEAFRDPARTLHINLMGTLNLLQALKVRGFTGTFLYVSSGDVYGQVSEDRLPSTELQPPAPRNPYAVSKLSAELLSLQWGISEGWTVLVARPFNHIGPGQKDSFVIASAAQQISRIKLGLQSAQLQMGDIDVTRDFLDVDDVISAYLALLEKGAPGQVYNICSGREQSIRSMIEQLGDIAQVDVQLIQDPARLRRAEQRRVCGSPAKLRQATGWTPETTTQQSLRAILSDWEIRVQQE, encoded by the coding sequence TTGAAAAAACGTCTGTTCGTTACGGGCCTCAGCGGTTTCGTGGGACGTCACATCAAATCTCGACTGAACGGTCATGATTCGGCGTGGCAGGTCATGCCTGTCGCTGCCCGCTACGACCTGACGGATGCCAAGACCCTGGAAGGCCTCTGGCCTGAGGTTCCCGACGCCGTGATCCACCTGGCGGGCCAGACATTTATTCCTGAAGCCTTCCGCGATCCGGCGCGCACTCTGCACATCAATCTGATGGGCACCTTGAACCTGCTCCAAGCCCTCAAGGTCCGGGGTTTCACCGGGACATTCCTATATGTCAGCTCCGGTGATGTCTATGGCCAAGTCAGCGAAGACCGACTGCCGAGTACCGAACTGCAACCGCCCGCCCCGCGCAACCCGTATGCCGTAAGCAAGCTGTCGGCCGAACTGCTGAGCCTGCAATGGGGCATTAGCGAGGGCTGGACAGTGCTGGTGGCCCGCCCGTTCAATCATATCGGTCCCGGCCAGAAGGACAGCTTCGTCATTGCCAGCGCCGCCCAGCAAATCAGCCGGATCAAGCTGGGCCTACAATCGGCCCAACTGCAGATGGGTGATATCGACGTGACGCGCGACTTTCTCGATGTCGACGACGTGATCTCCGCCTATCTGGCCTTGCTGGAAAAAGGTGCCCCAGGGCAGGTCTACAACATCTGCTCGGGCCGCGAGCAGAGCATTCGCAGCATGATCGAACAACTGGGCGATATCGCCCAGGTCGACGTGCAACTGATCCAGGACCCTGCGCGTCTTCGCCGCGCAGAACAGCGCCGCGTCTGTGGCAGCCCTGCCAAGCTGCGACAGGCCACCGGATGGACGCCTGAAACGACAACACAACAATCCTTGCGGGCGATTCTGTCCGACTGGGAGATACGGGTACAACAAGAATGA
- a CDS encoding glycosyltransferase encodes MNFILYSDVNDHSISQSLGRPEYSYYFVLKAYRPVLESLGPVHVVSSVAEVDPLYQTLQQAGQDCLFLSFSPPHKTPLDLLCPMVCVVAWEFDSIPAEHWDDDLRHDWSRTLARHGRVITLSSHTAEAIRRTLGEDFPVLVLPTPLWERFAAVREQHPSLPINPGTTLQIKGCIIDSRPLGLSADGLIAPIIEETPEPEPEPEPIIEPPPLTWRRRAFVSRHYLREVIRAFTGKTEQGPVWLFKHNLLCWYREAVRDLIPVPVRVAISRILRGPAPPPVFVEEPTPEPAPPEHPQAILPDTSQVVETDVSGVVYVSVFNPDDGRKNWHHLITAFCWALRDVEDATLVLKMTQNDLSTYYVELLTLLSQLSPFSCRVVVMHGYLEDEQFARLYGAASFYVNASRCEGLCLPLMEFMSCARPVIAPDHTAMRDYIDAEVAFIVKSSREPTIWPEDSRILYRTLRHRPDWGSLKLAYQQSYAMAKRQPQAYQAMAVAANERMRRYCAFTPVQQRLADFLAAPGCDERLPLVVQAGTASC; translated from the coding sequence ATGAATTTCATTCTTTACTCGGACGTAAACGATCACTCCATCAGCCAGAGCCTCGGTCGCCCTGAGTACAGCTATTACTTCGTGCTAAAGGCCTATCGTCCCGTGCTGGAAAGCCTGGGGCCGGTGCATGTGGTGTCGTCGGTCGCCGAGGTCGATCCGCTTTATCAAACATTGCAGCAGGCTGGGCAGGACTGCTTGTTCCTGTCGTTTTCCCCTCCGCACAAGACGCCGCTCGACCTGCTTTGCCCGATGGTCTGCGTGGTGGCCTGGGAGTTCGATTCGATCCCGGCCGAGCACTGGGACGACGACCTGCGGCATGACTGGAGCCGCACGCTGGCTCGTCATGGCCGGGTAATTACCCTGTCCAGCCACACAGCCGAGGCGATCCGTCGGACCTTGGGCGAGGATTTCCCGGTACTGGTATTGCCCACGCCGCTGTGGGAGCGTTTCGCGGCGGTTCGTGAGCAACACCCGAGCTTGCCGATCAACCCGGGAACGACCTTGCAGATCAAGGGCTGCATCATCGACAGCCGGCCGCTCGGGCTGTCGGCTGACGGCTTGATCGCGCCAATCATCGAAGAGACGCCTGAGCCAGAACCGGAACCAGAACCGATCATCGAGCCGCCGCCCCTGACTTGGCGGCGGCGGGCATTCGTTTCCCGCCATTACCTGCGTGAAGTCATCCGTGCTTTTACCGGCAAGACCGAGCAGGGCCCCGTGTGGCTGTTCAAGCACAACCTGTTGTGCTGGTATCGCGAGGCGGTCCGCGACCTGATACCGGTGCCGGTACGCGTTGCGATCAGCAGGATCCTGAGAGGGCCGGCCCCGCCGCCGGTGTTCGTCGAGGAGCCCACTCCCGAGCCCGCGCCACCGGAACATCCCCAGGCCATCCTGCCGGACACCAGCCAGGTGGTGGAGACCGACGTCAGCGGGGTGGTGTACGTCAGCGTGTTCAACCCCGATGACGGTCGCAAGAACTGGCATCACTTGATCACCGCCTTTTGTTGGGCCCTGCGCGACGTCGAGGACGCCACGCTGGTGCTGAAAATGACCCAGAACGACCTGTCGACCTACTACGTCGAGCTGCTGACGCTGCTGTCCCAACTGTCGCCGTTCAGTTGCCGGGTGGTGGTGATGCACGGTTACCTGGAAGACGAACAATTCGCGCGGCTGTATGGCGCCGCGAGTTTCTACGTCAATGCGTCCCGCTGCGAAGGCCTGTGCCTGCCGTTGATGGAGTTCATGTCCTGCGCCCGCCCGGTCATCGCACCGGACCACACGGCGATGCGCGATTACATCGACGCCGAGGTGGCCTTCATCGTCAAGTCCAGCCGCGAGCCGACCATCTGGCCGGAAGACTCGCGCATCTTGTATCGCACCCTGCGCCATCGGCCTGACTGGGGTTCATTGAAGCTCGCCTACCAGCAGAGCTACGCCATGGCCAAGCGCCAACCGCAGGCCTATCAGGCCATGGCGGTTGCCGCGAACGAGCGGATGCGTCGCTATTGTGCGTTCACCCCGGTACAGCAGCGCCTGGCGGATTTCCTGGCTGCGCCGGGCTGTGACGAAAGGTTGCCGCTGGTGGTCCAGGCAGGTACCGCCTCATGCTGA
- a CDS encoding glycosyltransferase, with the protein MLIIIYSETNQSNILENLGKPEYSYYFVLKEFRPVLERLGRVVEVTRPDEEVDQLYADCLGRGEDCVFLSFSPPHRTAAHYACPTIPVFAWEFSTIPTESWQGEPRHDWRVVLGATGMAITHSSFTVTSVREVMGVDFPIAAIAAPVWDRFAARGAMLAQRPTVDHMRLQLRGLLIDSRTTDLRPYGPPAHQAGTPLVLDGPAQDCELLLDGVIYTSVFNPYDGRKNWKDMISAFCTTFRDVADATLVLKLTHHDVTAALVDMLHHVYKNQSYRCRIVLIHGYLADADYERLVEATRYVVNSSYGEGQCLPLMEFMSCGRPAIAPLNTAMADYIDHDNAFVVDSTEELTAWPHDPRAAYRTLRYVTDWDSLCSAYRASYDVAKNDPERYRRMSAHAVRSLEKFCSQANAEQRLRAFFEDLTERRRNAQQP; encoded by the coding sequence ATGCTGATCATCATTTATTCGGAAACCAACCAGAGCAACATCCTGGAAAACCTCGGCAAGCCCGAGTACAGCTATTACTTCGTGCTCAAGGAGTTTCGCCCGGTGCTGGAGCGGTTGGGGCGGGTCGTCGAAGTGACTCGGCCTGACGAAGAGGTCGATCAGCTGTACGCCGATTGCCTGGGGCGGGGCGAGGATTGCGTATTCCTGTCGTTTTCACCTCCTCATCGCACCGCCGCCCACTACGCCTGCCCGACGATTCCAGTGTTCGCCTGGGAGTTCAGCACCATTCCCACCGAAAGCTGGCAGGGCGAGCCCCGGCACGATTGGCGGGTGGTTTTGGGCGCAACCGGCATGGCGATTACCCATTCCAGTTTCACCGTCACGTCCGTTCGTGAGGTGATGGGCGTGGACTTCCCCATCGCCGCCATCGCGGCGCCGGTATGGGACCGCTTTGCCGCTCGCGGCGCGATGCTGGCCCAGCGGCCGACGGTGGATCACATGCGCCTGCAATTGCGTGGCCTGTTGATCGACAGCCGCACCACGGATCTGCGGCCTTATGGCCCGCCGGCGCACCAGGCCGGTACGCCGCTGGTGCTGGACGGTCCGGCCCAGGATTGCGAGTTGCTCCTGGACGGCGTGATCTATACCTCCGTGTTCAACCCTTACGACGGGCGCAAGAACTGGAAGGACATGATCAGCGCGTTTTGCACGACGTTCCGCGACGTTGCCGACGCAACCCTGGTGCTCAAGCTGACGCATCACGACGTCACAGCCGCGCTCGTCGACATGCTCCATCACGTCTACAAGAACCAGTCGTACCGCTGCCGCATCGTGCTGATACATGGCTACCTGGCGGATGCGGACTACGAGCGGCTGGTGGAAGCCACCCGGTATGTGGTCAACAGTTCCTATGGCGAAGGACAGTGCTTGCCGTTGATGGAGTTCATGTCTTGCGGCCGTCCGGCGATCGCGCCGCTGAACACGGCCATGGCCGACTACATCGACCATGATAACGCCTTCGTGGTGGATTCCACCGAGGAACTGACTGCCTGGCCCCACGACCCGCGTGCGGCGTACCGGACCCTGCGTTATGTCACCGATTGGGACTCGCTGTGTTCGGCCTACCGCGCCAGTTATGACGTGGCCAAAAACGACCCCGAGCGTTATCGCCGCATGTCGGCCCACGCCGTGCGCAGCCTGGAGAAGTTCTGCAGCCAGGCCAACGCCGAGCAGCGTTTGCGGGCGTTTTTCGAAGACCTGACTGAGCGGCGCCGGAACGCGCAGCAGCCATGA
- a CDS encoding class I SAM-dependent methyltransferase, whose amino-acid sequence MIRRWLAGFRPAVEPSPPPAVAVSPRDVGLYDAMLDGWFRSETGELLKGFAITAADTLLDVGCGEGVATLFAMRQGASVIFTDSEQDKVRDLARQVETQAVAPFLGLVSNSLPLPLADGCANKIVCMEVLEHIHEPEPFMAELVRMGRPGAQYLLSVPASVGEHLQQGIAPPGYFRAPNHVQIFSAERFAALVEEAGLVIEHRQASGFFWVMGMIFFWASEQAAGRDLEGAVRDRIQAPYPALMERWASLWQGLLAQPDGLAIKQVLDRFMPKSQVIIARKPDPFSGSTS is encoded by the coding sequence ATGATCCGGCGATGGCTGGCCGGGTTCAGACCCGCGGTGGAGCCTTCACCACCGCCGGCGGTGGCCGTTTCGCCCCGGGATGTTGGCCTCTACGACGCGATGCTGGATGGCTGGTTTCGCAGTGAAACCGGCGAATTGCTCAAGGGTTTTGCCATCACGGCCGCCGATACCTTGCTGGATGTCGGTTGCGGCGAAGGTGTGGCGACGCTGTTTGCGATGCGCCAGGGCGCGTCCGTGATCTTTACCGACAGCGAACAGGACAAGGTGCGTGACCTGGCCCGCCAGGTCGAGACCCAGGCCGTCGCGCCGTTCCTGGGCCTGGTCAGTAACAGCCTGCCGCTGCCCTTGGCCGATGGCTGCGCGAACAAGATCGTCTGCATGGAGGTGCTCGAGCATATCCATGAGCCAGAGCCGTTCATGGCCGAACTGGTGCGCATGGGCCGGCCAGGGGCGCAGTATTTGCTCAGCGTGCCGGCATCGGTGGGCGAACATTTGCAGCAAGGCATCGCACCGCCGGGCTACTTTCGAGCGCCCAACCATGTGCAGATTTTCAGCGCCGAACGATTCGCTGCGCTGGTGGAGGAGGCCGGGCTGGTGATCGAGCATCGCCAGGCCAGCGGGTTTTTCTGGGTCATGGGCATGATTTTCTTCTGGGCCAGCGAACAGGCGGCAGGCCGGGACCTCGAGGGTGCCGTGCGCGACCGTATCCAGGCACCGTATCCCGCGTTGATGGAGCGCTGGGCGAGCCTCTGGCAGGGTTTGTTGGCGCAACCCGACGGCCTGGCGATCAAGCAGGTGCTGGACCGGTTCATGCCCAAGAGCCAGGTCATCATCGCGCGTAAACCCGATCCTTTCTCCGGGAGTACTTCATGA
- a CDS encoding acyltransferase family protein — protein MSSKRIMDIELLRAVAVIGVLFHHLQGMPFPGGWPRLAALAESFQLWWGVDLFFAISGFVIGRSLIPQLRRCDSPRQFWAVTREFWIRRAFRLLPSAWLWLLLVLLAVFFLNRSGAFGSVQANLQATLAGFLQFANLRFADAFMRYEYGASFVYWTLSLEEQFYLILPLLVFVSRRYLVWVLLAVVLVQFFTWRALWLSVIRTDALALGVLLSIWSLRSSYWRFEPTWLRRPPLGVLLVLALGSVMAWIATEHFNLSFYRLGVIAVLSAVLVWVASYDRDYLLPRSRLKTALTWVGSRSYGIYLIHIPVFFLLRELWFRFAPLGSPDPASHPWLALACALSLIGLLSELNYRWVEMPMRNRGAQLVERLSAARTVLPVSGAPSC, from the coding sequence ATGAGCAGCAAGCGGATCATGGACATCGAGTTGCTGCGCGCCGTCGCGGTGATCGGCGTGTTGTTCCATCACCTGCAAGGCATGCCGTTTCCTGGTGGATGGCCGCGTCTGGCAGCCCTGGCCGAGAGTTTCCAGCTGTGGTGGGGCGTGGATCTGTTCTTCGCGATATCCGGGTTCGTCATCGGTCGCAGCCTGATCCCGCAATTGCGTCGCTGCGACAGCCCTCGGCAATTCTGGGCCGTCACCCGGGAGTTCTGGATTCGCCGGGCGTTTCGCCTGTTGCCATCGGCCTGGCTCTGGTTGCTGCTGGTGCTGTTGGCGGTGTTCTTCCTGAATCGCTCCGGCGCGTTTGGCAGCGTGCAGGCCAACCTGCAGGCGACCCTGGCCGGTTTCCTGCAATTCGCCAACCTGCGTTTTGCCGATGCGTTCATGCGGTATGAATACGGCGCGAGCTTCGTGTACTGGACGCTGTCGTTGGAAGAGCAGTTCTATTTGATCCTGCCGCTGCTGGTGTTCGTCTCGCGCCGCTATCTGGTGTGGGTGCTGCTGGCTGTGGTGCTGGTGCAGTTTTTCACCTGGCGGGCGCTGTGGTTGTCGGTGATTCGTACCGATGCCTTGGCGTTGGGGGTGTTGTTGTCGATCTGGAGCCTGCGGTCCAGCTATTGGCGCTTCGAGCCCACATGGTTGCGCCGCCCGCCCTTGGGGGTGTTGTTGGTACTGGCCCTGGGCAGCGTGATGGCCTGGATCGCGACCGAGCACTTCAATTTGTCGTTCTACCGGCTCGGGGTCATTGCTGTGCTCAGCGCCGTGCTGGTCTGGGTGGCCTCTTACGATCGGGATTACCTGTTGCCCCGCAGCCGATTGAAAACCGCGCTGACCTGGGTGGGCAGTCGTTCCTATGGGATCTACCTGATCCACATCCCGGTATTTTTTCTGCTGCGCGAGTTGTGGTTTCGTTTCGCGCCCTTGGGTTCGCCGGACCCGGCAAGCCACCCCTGGCTGGCCCTGGCTTGCGCCCTGTCGCTGATCGGGCTGTTGAGCGAACTCAACTACCGCTGGGTCGAAATGCCCATGCGCAATCGTGGCGCCCAACTGGTTGAACGCCTGTCCGCCGCCCGAACTGTCCTTCCTGTCTCTGGAGCTCCGTCATGCTGA
- a CDS encoding class I SAM-dependent methyltransferase encodes MLSLLKKLTTGTPAPAAPVADKVDPYMLGLHDAMLSGWFNQQTGELFTGFPVTPEDTLLDVGCGDGGNVHFCGMRGAKIIIADIDAAKVEATRQRLSDTPAREVECHVTDCNPLPIADATATRVVSTEVIEHVDDPAQFLAELVRVGQPGALYLLSVPHPSSEDLQKDIAAPEYFRKPNHIRIISEEQFKAMVSDAGLEVLSHSQYGFYWSMWMLLFWEAKVDFSNADHPLLNHWADTWQAVLNSPRGAQIKQALDAVVAKSQVIIARKPGGLS; translated from the coding sequence ATGCTGAGCCTTTTGAAGAAACTCACCACGGGCACGCCCGCGCCCGCCGCGCCGGTGGCCGACAAGGTCGATCCGTACATGCTCGGGCTGCACGATGCGATGCTCAGCGGCTGGTTCAACCAGCAAACCGGCGAACTGTTCACCGGCTTCCCGGTGACGCCTGAAGACACGCTGCTGGACGTGGGCTGCGGCGATGGCGGCAACGTGCATTTTTGTGGGATGCGCGGGGCGAAGATCATCATCGCCGACATCGACGCGGCCAAGGTCGAAGCCACTCGCCAGCGCTTGAGCGACACACCTGCACGCGAAGTCGAGTGTCATGTGACCGACTGCAACCCGCTGCCGATTGCCGACGCCACGGCCACCCGGGTGGTGTCCACCGAAGTCATCGAGCATGTCGACGACCCGGCGCAGTTCCTCGCTGAACTGGTACGGGTCGGCCAGCCCGGCGCGCTGTACCTGCTGAGCGTGCCGCACCCCAGTTCCGAAGACCTGCAAAAAGACATCGCCGCGCCGGAGTATTTCCGCAAGCCCAACCACATTCGCATCATCAGCGAAGAGCAGTTCAAGGCGATGGTCAGCGACGCTGGACTGGAGGTGTTGAGCCACAGCCAATACGGTTTCTACTGGTCGATGTGGATGCTGTTGTTCTGGGAGGCCAAGGTGGATTTCAGCAACGCCGACCACCCGTTGCTCAATCATTGGGCCGATACCTGGCAAGCCGTGCTGAACTCGCCCCGTGGCGCGCAGATCAAGCAGGCGTTGGACGCGGTGGTGGCCAAGAGTCAGGTGATTATTGCGCGTAAGCCTGGTGGCCTTTCATAA